One window of the Asticcacaulis sp. SL142 genome contains the following:
- a CDS encoding quinone oxidoreductase family protein, whose amino-acid sequence MVLAIRVHHTGGPDVMVAEEVDLTPPQAGEVRVRHTAIGVNYIDTYFRSGLYKTTLPFSPGNEAAGIIEAIGEGVDGFKSGDRVVYLHGPGTYVEARNVPADKLIPLPDTVPDEVAAASLLKGLTVQYLLRRTFEVKSGHSLLFHAAAGGVGLIAGQWARHLGAHIIGTAGSQAKVDLALNHGYDHVINYADEDFAPKALDLNGGRFDVVYDSVGADTFPASLDVLKPRGLFVSFGQSSGPIPPFDIGLLNAKGSLYMTRPSLFAYNATREDLLASASELFDLIGRGIITIPIHQRFALKDAAKAHEALESRATTGTTILVP is encoded by the coding sequence ATGGTTCTGGCGATCCGCGTCCATCACACCGGCGGCCCAGACGTCATGGTGGCCGAAGAGGTCGATCTCACCCCGCCGCAGGCCGGTGAGGTGCGGGTGCGCCATACGGCGATCGGGGTCAACTATATCGACACCTATTTCCGCTCAGGGCTTTATAAGACCACCCTGCCGTTTTCACCGGGCAATGAAGCCGCCGGTATCATCGAGGCCATAGGCGAAGGTGTTGACGGATTTAAATCTGGCGATCGCGTGGTTTATCTGCATGGGCCGGGCACCTATGTTGAAGCGCGCAATGTCCCCGCCGATAAGCTGATCCCGCTGCCCGATACGGTGCCTGATGAGGTGGCGGCGGCATCGCTGCTGAAAGGACTTACCGTGCAGTATCTGCTGCGCCGGACGTTTGAGGTGAAATCGGGTCACAGCCTGTTGTTTCATGCCGCCGCGGGTGGGGTGGGCCTGATTGCGGGGCAGTGGGCGCGGCATTTGGGGGCGCACATCATCGGCACCGCCGGATCACAGGCCAAGGTCGATCTGGCACTGAACCATGGCTATGATCACGTCATCAACTATGCGGATGAGGACTTTGCCCCGAAGGCACTGGACCTGAATGGCGGGCGCTTTGATGTGGTTTATGATTCAGTCGGTGCGGATACCTTTCCGGCATCGCTGGATGTGCTCAAACCGCGCGGCCTGTTCGTGTCGTTCGGGCAATCGTCAGGGCCGATCCCGCCGTTTGATATCGGCCTCCTCAATGCCAAGGGCTCGCTCTATATGACGCGGCCATCGCTGTTTGCCTATAACGCCACGCGGGAAGATCTGCTGGCCTCGGCAAGCGAACTGTTCGACCTGATCGGCCGGGGGATTATCACCATCCCGATCCATCAGCGCTTTGCCTTGAAAGATGCCGCCAAAGCCCACGAAGCGCTGGAAAGCCGCGCCACTACCGGCACAACGATATTGGTGCCGTAA
- a CDS encoding glycoside hydrolase family 28 protein: MFNIRDFGAVGDGVALDTGAINAAIDAAATDAGVVVFPAGRYVSFSIRLKSHVTLHLSEGAELIAADPKIHSGAYDPFEANPFDLYQDFGHSHWHNSLIWGEGLEHIAITGAGLINGEGLTREGPGSQWQKQAGEFPLSMRGLSAEVMAELAPEVSVMKGLGNKSIALKNCQHVTLRGFTIKNGGHFALLATGASDMVIDGLTIDTNRDGLDIDGCKRVRITGCKVNTPNDDAIVLKSSFALGEIRDCEDIHIEDCRVSGFDLGTMLDGTFGRTQARAPDQDLVTGRIKIGTESNGSFRRITIRNCHFERSRGLALETVDGGVIEDVVTENLSLNEVTTAPLFLRIGARLRGPEGTTPGAIRRVRISDMTATDILPDYSALIMGLTDHPIEDVTLSNVHFTYRGGGTVGDAARRPAELDSAYPEPSMFGITPAYGLWARHVRGFKMDNVVLEAAAPDARPDMVLDDTQTL; encoded by the coding sequence ATGTTCAATATCAGGGATTTCGGAGCGGTGGGCGATGGCGTGGCGCTGGATACCGGCGCGATCAATGCCGCCATAGACGCGGCAGCCACTGACGCTGGCGTGGTCGTGTTTCCGGCGGGGCGGTATGTGAGTTTTTCGATCCGCCTCAAAAGCCACGTAACCCTGCACCTGTCCGAAGGGGCGGAACTGATCGCGGCTGATCCCAAAATCCACAGCGGCGCGTACGACCCGTTTGAGGCTAATCCGTTCGATCTCTATCAGGATTTCGGCCACTCCCACTGGCATAACTCACTGATCTGGGGCGAGGGGCTGGAACATATCGCCATCACCGGTGCGGGCCTGATCAATGGCGAAGGTTTGACCCGCGAAGGGCCGGGGTCACAGTGGCAAAAACAGGCCGGTGAGTTTCCGCTCAGCATGCGCGGTCTGTCCGCTGAAGTCATGGCCGAACTGGCACCGGAAGTCTCCGTTATGAAGGGTCTGGGCAATAAATCGATCGCCCTTAAGAATTGCCAGCACGTTACCTTGCGTGGCTTTACGATCAAAAATGGCGGCCATTTTGCGCTTTTGGCCACCGGCGCCTCCGACATGGTGATCGACGGTCTGACCATCGACACCAACCGCGATGGGCTCGATATCGATGGCTGTAAGCGCGTGCGCATCACCGGCTGCAAGGTCAACACGCCTAACGACGATGCCATTGTGCTGAAATCGAGTTTTGCCTTGGGCGAAATCCGTGATTGTGAGGATATCCATATCGAAGACTGCCGCGTCAGCGGGTTCGATCTGGGGACGATGCTGGACGGCACCTTTGGACGGACGCAAGCGCGCGCGCCGGATCAGGACCTCGTCACCGGCCGCATCAAGATTGGCACGGAATCGAACGGCAGTTTCCGGCGTATCACCATTCGCAACTGCCATTTTGAGCGCTCCCGCGGGCTGGCGCTGGAAACGGTCGATGGCGGGGTGATCGAAGATGTAGTCACCGAGAACCTGAGCCTGAATGAAGTCACGACCGCGCCTTTGTTTCTGCGCATCGGCGCACGGCTGCGCGGGCCGGAAGGCACGACGCCGGGCGCGATCCGACGGGTGCGGATATCGGACATGACCGCGACCGATATATTGCCGGATTATTCGGCCCTGATCATGGGGCTGACCGACCATCCGATTGAGGACGTGACCTTATCGAATGTGCATTTCACCTATCGCGGCGGCGGTACCGTTGGCGATGCGGCGCGTCGGCCCGCTGAACTGGATAGCGCCTATCCGGAACCGAGCATGTTCGGGATCACCCCGGCCTACGGCCTGTGGGCGCGGCATGTGCGGGGGTTTAAGATGGATAATGTGGTGCTGGAAGCCGCAGCCCCTGATGCGCGGCCCGATATGGTTTTGGACGATACGCAGACTTTATAA
- a CDS encoding SinI family restriction endonuclease, whose translation MSFSKNCEQKARDAMMGIRPELSDKYSELIRFLAWQPDAATNLRGRNSPQIGSDEYIEKLAYSFANSRDPRRPSPPQTVPDEVVSVILNEFFDVPADQTERVKNEHMLSMAAENLVGDLLERYLAYVMEDHGWIWCSGTIVKAVDFVRPLAGNNNWELLQVKNRDNSENSSSSAIRKGTEIKKWFRTFSRRNATNWAAFPCDDVRNSLSESAFQSYVRVYLKRLRGI comes from the coding sequence ATGAGTTTCTCTAAAAATTGCGAACAAAAGGCTCGCGACGCTATGATGGGCATACGTCCAGAACTGTCGGATAAATATTCTGAGTTAATCCGTTTTTTAGCTTGGCAACCTGATGCCGCCACTAACTTACGCGGAAGAAATTCGCCGCAAATTGGTAGTGATGAATACATCGAAAAGTTAGCTTACTCCTTTGCTAATTCTCGTGACCCAAGAAGACCATCCCCACCTCAGACAGTTCCTGACGAAGTAGTTTCCGTAATTTTAAATGAGTTTTTTGATGTCCCTGCAGACCAGACTGAACGCGTAAAAAATGAGCATATGCTATCAATGGCAGCCGAAAATTTAGTAGGAGACTTGCTGGAGCGCTACTTGGCCTATGTAATGGAGGATCATGGATGGATATGGTGTTCAGGTACAATTGTTAAGGCTGTTGACTTCGTAAGACCACTTGCTGGCAATAATAACTGGGAGTTATTACAAGTTAAAAACAGAGATAATTCTGAAAACTCTTCCTCAAGCGCCATACGCAAGGGAACTGAAATAAAAAAATGGTTTCGCACTTTTTCGCGCAGAAACGCCACGAACTGGGCCGCTTTCCCATGTGACGATGTGCGAAACTCCCTCTCAGAGAGTGCTTTTCAGTCCTATGTACGAGTTTACTTGAAGCGCCTGAGAGGTATTTGA
- a CDS encoding endo-1,4-beta-xylanase codes for MMSRRAVLTGAVALAGCGQSTASPQGDAPLPPLKSLAPFDLGVCAMTASFKDPQWGPLAATHFDRITPEWEMKMEYILQPDGSLRFDAPDAVVDFAHAHGMSVFGHVIIWYAQDGEPFQQLKGDKRAFVNAYRAYVRDVAAHYRGKVNGWDVVNEPMLDDGSGLRDCLWMQMMGEDYVAQALRTAHAAAPSVPLFLNDYNLEYYPKKRAAFLRLAERLLKAGVPLHGLGTQTHIDANIAPGMLKAAIADIASLGLKVHVSEVDISLKPEGMVLPGTDLVAGQVRALDEITDAYLQLKPHQQFGMTIWGLRDKDTFPYRKDNSDKPVLFDSTGFAKPLAHAFAGRFSA; via the coding sequence ATGATGTCCCGGCGGGCCGTGCTGACCGGAGCTGTGGCTCTGGCCGGATGCGGCCAAAGTACCGCGTCGCCTCAAGGTGATGCGCCCCTGCCCCCGTTAAAGTCGCTGGCCCCGTTTGATCTGGGGGTCTGCGCCATGACCGCCAGTTTCAAAGACCCACAATGGGGGCCGCTGGCCGCCACCCATTTCGACCGCATCACGCCGGAATGGGAAATGAAGATGGAATATATTCTTCAACCCGACGGATCGCTGCGGTTTGATGCGCCCGATGCGGTGGTCGATTTCGCGCACGCCCACGGCATGAGCGTTTTTGGCCATGTGATTATCTGGTACGCGCAGGACGGCGAACCTTTCCAGCAATTGAAGGGCGATAAACGCGCTTTTGTGAACGCCTACCGCGCCTATGTCCGCGATGTCGCTGCTCATTACCGGGGTAAGGTCAATGGCTGGGATGTGGTCAATGAACCTATGCTGGATGACGGATCGGGTCTGCGCGATTGCCTGTGGATGCAGATGATGGGCGAGGATTATGTGGCACAGGCGTTGCGTACCGCCCATGCCGCAGCCCCCAGCGTGCCACTGTTTTTGAACGACTATAACCTCGAATATTATCCGAAAAAGCGGGCGGCGTTTCTGCGGTTGGCTGAGCGATTATTGAAAGCGGGTGTGCCGCTGCATGGTCTGGGCACCCAGACCCATATCGACGCCAATATCGCACCCGGTATGCTCAAGGCCGCGATCGCAGACATCGCGTCTTTGGGCCTGAAAGTCCATGTCTCGGAAGTCGATATCAGCCTGAAACCCGAAGGCATGGTATTGCCGGGGACTGACCTTGTTGCGGGTCAGGTGCGCGCACTGGACGAGATTACCGACGCCTATTTGCAGCTAAAGCCCCATCAGCAGTTCGGCATGACCATCTGGGGCCTGCGTGACAAAGACACCTTCCCGTACCGCAAAGACAACAGCGATAAACCGGTTTTGTTTGACAGCACAGGCTTTGCCAAGCCTCTGGCACACGCCTTTGCGGGCCGGTTTTCAGCGTAG
- a CDS encoding flagellar FliJ family protein: MAKWVKSLIRISTFEVETLQKTLAEVVTRRTHAEMKIATLDAEFELETVRAKEDYSLQIHMPAYKKGWDARRAQVANDLNLIAHEERGIRDQLTEAFEELKKFEHVSEVTKLNRLRQELARENAAMDEAALRMSYSRA, from the coding sequence ATGGCTAAGTGGGTCAAAAGCTTAATCCGCATCTCGACCTTTGAGGTGGAGACCCTGCAAAAGACCCTCGCCGAAGTCGTTACCCGCCGCACCCACGCTGAAATGAAAATCGCCACGCTCGACGCCGAATTTGAGCTGGAAACCGTACGCGCCAAGGAAGATTACAGCCTACAAATCCATATGCCCGCCTATAAAAAGGGTTGGGACGCGCGCCGGGCTCAGGTGGCCAATGATCTTAACCTCATCGCCCACGAAGAACGCGGCATCCGCGATCAACTGACCGAAGCGTTTGAGGAACTTAAGAAATTCGAGCATGTGTCCGAAGTGACCAAGCTTAACCGTCTGCGTCAGGAACTGGCGCGCGAAAATGCCGCCATGGACGAAGCGGCGCTGCGGATGAGCTACAGCCGCGCATGA
- a CDS encoding hemerythrin domain-containing protein: MTKSALDIFAALIADHNKHRKLLEQIEAADKDARLEHFAAFALEAKAHAAAEEQALYSVMMANPDLTSKARHSVAEHKEIEDLIDEIAELDVGSKKWSEKFAELKHEYLHHIEEEEEEMFSAADEELTNTEERDMGAVFKDRKPKEKAAATVGED; the protein is encoded by the coding sequence ATGACTAAATCCGCGCTCGATATCTTCGCCGCCCTGATCGCTGACCACAATAAGCATCGTAAGCTGCTGGAGCAGATCGAGGCCGCCGATAAGGACGCGCGATTGGAGCATTTCGCGGCCTTTGCGCTGGAGGCCAAGGCCCATGCGGCGGCCGAAGAGCAGGCGCTCTATTCGGTCATGATGGCCAATCCTGACCTGACCAGCAAGGCCCGCCATTCGGTGGCCGAACACAAAGAGATCGAAGACCTTATTGATGAAATTGCCGAGCTTGATGTCGGGTCAAAAAAATGGTCGGAGAAGTTCGCGGAACTGAAACACGAATACCTTCACCACATCGAGGAGGAGGAAGAGGAAATGTTCTCCGCCGCCGATGAAGAACTGACCAATACCGAAGAACGTGACATGGGTGCGGTCTTCAAAGACCGCAAGCCCAAGGAAAAAGCCGCCGCCACGGTAGGCGAGGATTAA
- the fliI gene encoding flagellar protein export ATPase FliI translates to MQDLIHAADNVEPLRVYGRVAVVNGLLIEAKGGLSYMQVGARCEIIRRHAEPLPVEVVGFREDRALMMPFGPIEGIAPGAEIRILSDGGKVYPSRAWLGRIVDSFGEAIDGLGPLPKGQVGYNLRAAPPPAHTRARVGERLNLGVRAMDVFTTCCRGQRLGVFAGSGVGKSVLLSMLAREATCDAVVVGLIGERGREVREFIEETLGPEGLRRAIVVVATSDEPALKRRQAAYMTLALSEYLRDQGLEVLCLMDSVTRFAMAQREIGLATGEPPTTKGYTPTCFAELPKLLERAGPGPTYPDGTQGGPITGLFTVLVDGDDHNEPIADAVRGILDGHIVMSRNIAERGRFPAIDVLKSISRTMPGCQTLPEREVVRQARQVLSAYTNMEELIRIGAYRAGADPDVDRAIRLNPDIENFLRQDKEEYTSLDDSFTFLAQILTSDQVEPPPG, encoded by the coding sequence ATGCAGGATCTGATTCACGCCGCCGATAATGTTGAGCCGTTACGGGTTTATGGCCGGGTGGCCGTGGTCAATGGTCTGCTGATCGAGGCCAAGGGCGGGCTTTCCTACATGCAGGTAGGTGCCCGCTGTGAGATCATCCGCCGCCATGCCGAGCCCCTGCCCGTCGAAGTCGTAGGTTTCCGCGAAGACCGCGCCCTGATGATGCCGTTTGGGCCCATCGAAGGTATCGCCCCCGGCGCCGAAATCCGCATCCTGTCCGATGGCGGCAAGGTTTATCCGTCACGCGCCTGGCTGGGGCGGATTGTCGATTCCTTTGGTGAAGCCATTGATGGTCTGGGGCCGCTGCCCAAGGGGCAAGTCGGCTATAATTTACGCGCCGCACCACCGCCTGCCCATACCCGCGCCCGCGTCGGTGAGCGGCTGAACCTTGGCGTGCGGGCGATGGATGTGTTCACCACCTGCTGCCGCGGTCAGCGCCTGGGCGTATTTGCCGGTTCCGGCGTCGGTAAGTCCGTGCTGCTGTCGATGCTGGCGCGCGAAGCCACCTGTGACGCCGTTGTGGTCGGCCTGATCGGTGAACGGGGCCGCGAAGTGCGTGAATTTATCGAAGAAACCTTGGGGCCAGAGGGCTTGCGCCGCGCCATTGTGGTGGTCGCCACGTCGGACGAACCCGCTCTGAAACGCCGTCAGGCCGCCTATATGACGCTGGCGCTCAGTGAATATCTGCGCGATCAGGGCCTGGAGGTTCTGTGCCTGATGGACTCGGTCACCCGCTTTGCGATGGCCCAGCGCGAGATCGGTTTGGCCACGGGTGAGCCGCCGACCACCAAGGGCTATACGCCGACCTGTTTTGCCGAATTACCCAAGCTTTTGGAGCGCGCAGGCCCCGGCCCGACCTATCCAGACGGCACCCAAGGCGGGCCGATTACCGGCCTGTTCACCGTGCTGGTAGACGGCGATGACCACAATGAACCGATCGCCGATGCCGTGCGCGGTATTTTAGACGGCCACATCGTCATGAGCCGCAATATTGCCGAACGCGGCCGCTTCCCCGCCATCGATGTTTTGAAGTCCATCAGCCGGACCATGCCGGGGTGCCAAACCCTGCCTGAGCGGGAGGTCGTGCGACAAGCGCGGCAGGTACTGTCGGCCTATACCAATATGGAAGAACTGATCCGGATCGGGGCGTATCGCGCCGGCGCCGACCCCGATGTTGACCGGGCTATTCGTCTTAACCCTGACATCGAAAATTTTTTACGTCAGGACAAGGAAGAATACACCTCTCTTGACGACTCGTTTACATTTCTAGCGCAAATTCTGACTTCGGATCAGGTGGAACCTCCACCGGGTTAA
- a CDS encoding DUF4282 domain-containing protein, with protein MKRLIKQVFGSTSPGDIFFDLITFDRLITRPVIHLIYWAGLSLLLLSAFGVLGATVGIAMREEAPWGWFLAVPFLIGGLLFVFAGILLWRSFCEFYVAIFRIADDLRFLRKEAETASRQAPVAPAPEPRPTLDPQAPIDMGDPKDVMDSPFTNIRPAKEN; from the coding sequence ATGAAGCGTCTGATCAAGCAGGTGTTCGGTTCGACCTCTCCGGGCGATATTTTCTTTGACCTGATTACCTTTGACCGCCTGATTACGCGGCCGGTTATTCACCTGATCTATTGGGCGGGTTTGTCGCTGTTGCTGCTGTCAGCCTTTGGTGTGCTCGGCGCGACCGTTGGTATCGCCATGCGCGAAGAAGCGCCGTGGGGCTGGTTTCTGGCGGTGCCGTTTCTGATAGGCGGATTGCTGTTTGTGTTTGCTGGTATCCTGCTGTGGCGGTCGTTCTGCGAATTTTACGTCGCTATTTTCCGCATTGCTGACGATCTGCGTTTTCTGCGTAAAGAGGCCGAAACGGCCAGCCGCCAGGCACCTGTCGCGCCAGCGCCTGAGCCGCGCCCGACCCTTGACCCGCAGGCCCCGATCGATATGGGCGACCCCAAGGACGTGATGGATTCGCCCTTTACCAATATCCGTCCGGCCAAAGAGAATTAG
- a CDS encoding DNA cytosine methyltransferase has protein sequence MQNPKPTFITTKDVCEKLGVSEQRVRTLMRSGAISGQQVGKQWVTNEQALESYLNAPKKTVLPDRHRKPGNLPKIKALSFFSGAMGLDLGLEKAGIEILLTCEIDKICRQTITANRPDIAMLGDIWAYSAQDIRLAAGLGVNDDIDVIVGGPPCQAFSTAGARRGFNDNRGNALLRFIDLITELKPRFAVIENVRGLLSAPMLHTPHAERGEDWCPAPEEQPGGALYHVLSKLEQAGYGVSFNLYNAANFGVPQSRERVIILCSRDGKKLPHLIPTHADGGKYNLPQWRSLSDALKGMDTQTDYENFPESRLKFYRMLSPGQYWKHLPQHLHREAMGASLDSGGGKTGFYRRLDWNKPACTLVTSPTMPATDICHPEENRPLSVQEYMRVQEFPDDWVFCGSIKDKYKQIGNAVPVGLGAAVGRAILSHISGEEYSPPPGFPFSRYKGTDEVSWRKQFRLHEASRISQNSDKQLKLFGT, from the coding sequence ATGCAAAATCCAAAACCGACCTTTATAACTACAAAAGATGTATGTGAAAAATTGGGCGTGTCTGAGCAACGTGTCAGAACGCTTATGCGGTCAGGCGCTATTTCTGGCCAGCAAGTCGGAAAACAATGGGTAACAAACGAACAAGCCTTAGAATCATATTTGAACGCTCCCAAAAAGACCGTACTCCCGGATCGGCATCGTAAGCCGGGAAACCTGCCCAAGATTAAAGCATTGTCCTTTTTTTCTGGGGCAATGGGACTTGATCTTGGTCTTGAAAAGGCCGGTATCGAAATTTTGTTGACGTGTGAAATTGATAAAATATGCCGCCAAACCATCACCGCTAATCGCCCTGATATCGCTATGCTAGGGGACATATGGGCCTATAGCGCACAGGATATCAGGCTTGCGGCAGGTCTTGGTGTTAACGACGACATTGATGTCATTGTAGGTGGCCCTCCCTGTCAGGCCTTTTCTACTGCCGGTGCCCGCCGGGGGTTTAATGATAATCGCGGAAATGCCCTGCTCAGATTCATTGATCTGATTACAGAGCTTAAGCCCAGATTTGCAGTTATTGAAAATGTGAGAGGGCTTCTATCAGCCCCAATGTTACATACACCTCATGCTGAGCGAGGCGAGGACTGGTGTCCGGCACCCGAAGAACAACCAGGCGGCGCTTTGTATCATGTCTTATCGAAACTTGAACAGGCCGGATATGGTGTCAGCTTTAACCTTTATAACGCAGCAAATTTTGGCGTACCTCAATCGCGAGAGCGCGTAATAATTTTGTGTTCAAGAGACGGTAAAAAACTGCCTCATTTAATCCCAACTCACGCCGATGGCGGAAAATATAATCTTCCGCAATGGCGTAGTCTGTCTGACGCATTGAAGGGAATGGATACTCAAACTGACTACGAGAATTTTCCTGAATCCAGATTAAAATTTTATCGAATGCTCAGTCCCGGACAATACTGGAAACATCTGCCGCAACACCTGCATAGAGAAGCCATGGGGGCTTCACTTGACTCTGGCGGGGGAAAGACAGGTTTTTACAGACGGCTTGATTGGAACAAACCGGCCTGTACGCTCGTCACTTCCCCAACTATGCCTGCCACAGATATTTGCCACCCAGAAGAAAACCGTCCTCTATCTGTGCAGGAATACATGCGCGTACAGGAATTTCCTGATGACTGGGTGTTTTGCGGTTCTATAAAAGATAAATACAAGCAGATTGGGAATGCCGTCCCCGTAGGCCTTGGAGCGGCTGTTGGCCGCGCTATTCTTTCGCACATATCAGGAGAAGAATACTCCCCACCCCCCGGCTTTCCATTTAGCCGCTACAAGGGTACAGACGAAGTCTCATGGCGTAAACAATTTCGACTACATGAGGCGAGCAGGATATCTCAAAATTCTGACAAGCAATTAAAGTTATTCGGAACTTAA
- a CDS encoding DUF418 domain-containing protein: MSEQITPVARNEAVDVLRAFAIFGVFAVHIADQFELYYAHMTPDPLTGFVLTYIMGKSFSLLALCFGLSFFVLMDREAHKGGDFSGRFAWRMAVLAIIGVIHGALYRGDVLTVLAPIGLVLIPFHRVRQNGILVAIAAILILQPVIFYQMFSAVSGADWANAKPNFWNGGSFEAYQHGTFIDVIRYNLFEGQYPKWWFFLETGRVAQIAGLFLIGIVLGRIGFFDQPHRFATARRIWLVILAAASAGLIIYKPALIALAPTAHSPVMAGALSNMILSGWTDLTLMGVYVLVILELFYGFAGSALRVLVPAGRMTLSLYVFQAMVWVPVYYGFGLNGWAWLTPPVAMLWGVAFFVAEVIFANIWLKRFYYGPLEWLWRAATQMSVKVPFRRA, from the coding sequence ATGTCGGAACAGATCACGCCCGTCGCGCGCAACGAAGCGGTCGATGTCTTGCGCGCCTTTGCCATTTTCGGCGTCTTTGCGGTTCATATTGCCGATCAGTTCGAGCTTTATTACGCCCATATGACGCCCGACCCCCTGACCGGGTTTGTGCTGACCTACATCATGGGTAAGTCGTTTTCGCTGCTGGCCCTGTGTTTTGGCTTGAGCTTTTTTGTCCTGATGGACCGCGAAGCGCATAAGGGCGGGGATTTTTCCGGCCGGTTTGCCTGGCGCATGGCCGTGCTGGCGATTATCGGCGTCATACATGGAGCGCTGTACCGGGGCGATGTGCTGACAGTTTTAGCCCCGATCGGGCTGGTGCTGATCCCGTTTCATCGGGTGCGCCAGAACGGGATACTGGTCGCCATCGCCGCCATACTGATCCTGCAGCCGGTGATTTTCTATCAGATGTTCAGCGCCGTAAGCGGTGCCGACTGGGCCAATGCCAAGCCCAACTTCTGGAATGGCGGCAGTTTTGAAGCCTATCAGCACGGGACGTTTATCGATGTCATCCGCTATAACCTGTTTGAAGGTCAGTACCCGAAATGGTGGTTTTTCCTTGAAACGGGCCGGGTGGCGCAAATCGCGGGCCTGTTCCTAATCGGCATAGTACTGGGCCGGATCGGCTTTTTCGATCAGCCGCACAGGTTCGCCACCGCACGACGTATATGGCTGGTGATTTTGGCCGCCGCGTCTGCGGGGCTCATCATCTATAAACCGGCGCTGATCGCGCTGGCCCCGACCGCGCATAGCCCGGTTATGGCTGGGGCCCTGTCGAATATGATATTAAGCGGGTGGACAGACCTGACGCTGATGGGCGTTTACGTGCTGGTGATCCTTGAGCTGTTTTACGGGTTCGCAGGGTCGGCGCTGCGCGTTCTCGTCCCCGCCGGACGCATGACCTTAAGCCTCTATGTGTTTCAGGCCATGGTGTGGGTGCCAGTCTATTACGGCTTCGGCCTTAACGGTTGGGCATGGCTGACACCGCCGGTCGCCATGCTGTGGGGTGTAGCCTTCTTTGTGGCCGAAGTTATATTCGCCAATATCTGGCTAAAGCGCTTCTACTACGGCCCGTTGGAATGGCTGTGGCGCGCCGCCACACAGATGAGCGTAAAGGTGCCGTTTAGAAGAGCTTAA
- a CDS encoding DNA/RNA helicase domain-containing protein has protein sequence MIFTLDHIVVFDEAQRAWTRAQASKFMQQKRAVADFDMSEPEFLLRVMDRHADWCTVVCLIGGGQEINTGEAGLSEWMAAIRDHFPHWRVHASAQITQPDYDLNHDAAAFIKTEPVTLHEDLHLSVSMRSFRAETLSDFVSHVLNGDAVAARAAFDKLGHYPIYLTRDLSTAREWLRHTARGSERFGLIASSGALRLKPEGVHIKSEIDPANWFLNDRADVRSSYYLEDVATEFDVQGLELDWAGICWDADLRHDGHGWQLNKFKGTKWQSVKDRHQRIYLKNAYRVILTRARQGMVIFVPKGDDRDPTRPSEFYNETYNFLQRCGLPGV, from the coding sequence TTGATTTTCACTCTAGACCATATTGTCGTCTTTGATGAAGCCCAGCGTGCCTGGACGCGGGCTCAGGCCTCAAAATTCATGCAGCAAAAGCGTGCGGTCGCCGATTTTGATATGTCTGAACCTGAGTTCCTGTTGCGGGTTATGGATCGGCACGCCGACTGGTGCACGGTAGTGTGCCTGATCGGGGGCGGGCAGGAAATTAACACCGGTGAGGCCGGATTATCCGAATGGATGGCGGCGATCCGCGATCATTTTCCGCACTGGCGCGTCCATGCCTCGGCCCAGATAACGCAGCCGGATTACGACCTTAATCATGATGCCGCTGCCTTTATCAAAACCGAGCCCGTGACCTTGCATGAAGACCTGCATCTGTCGGTGTCTATGCGGTCGTTCCGGGCCGAAACTCTGTCGGATTTCGTGTCGCACGTCCTGAACGGCGATGCTGTGGCGGCGCGGGCGGCCTTTGATAAGTTAGGGCATTATCCCATCTATCTGACCCGCGATTTGAGTACGGCCCGCGAATGGCTGCGGCACACCGCGCGCGGGTCGGAACGGTTTGGCCTGATCGCTTCATCCGGGGCGCTGCGGCTCAAGCCCGAAGGTGTGCACATAAAGTCTGAGATTGACCCTGCCAACTGGTTCCTGAATGACCGTGCGGATGTGCGGTCGTCCTATTATCTTGAGGACGTGGCGACCGAATTTGACGTTCAGGGGCTGGAACTGGACTGGGCCGGCATATGCTGGGATGCCGACCTGCGCCATGATGGCCACGGTTGGCAACTGAACAAATTCAAAGGCACGAAATGGCAGTCTGTTAAGGACCGCCATCAACGGATTTATCTGAAAAACGCTTACCGCGTGATCCTTACCCGCGCGCGGCAGGGCATGGTGATCTTTGTGCCGAAGGGCGATGACCGCGACCCGACCCGGCCGTCAGAGTTTTATAACGAGACTTACAACTTTCTGCAACGCTGCGGTCTGCCGGGGGTGTGA